The Clostridium sporogenes genome contains a region encoding:
- a CDS encoding L,D-transpeptidase produces the protein MKFKKSVYIVIFTLIILFIPCFIHTKKDVSTTNKLSNKTKEISKNEVDRNEMSVFSSNTCFKKTYYINKNKVPVYKNFDSNSQVLYYLYEDDIIVSYKEQNGYIFCEEGNLGRKGWIKKNKENLKGILHKNTEYKVDVDLIDQKIKVYKNDKIIKNIQCSTGVIGKQDTETPLGIFYITNKGKYFYSNKYNQGGRYYIKFFANYLIHSIPVDKNGNIIEEEKDKLGFPTSHGCIRVPMEDSKWLYRNIPNKSLIIIHY, from the coding sequence TTGAAATTTAAAAAAAGCGTATATATTGTTATATTTACTTTAATAATATTATTCATCCCTTGTTTTATACATACAAAGAAGGATGTAAGCACAACTAATAAATTAAGCAATAAAACAAAAGAAATAAGTAAAAATGAAGTAGATAGAAATGAAATGTCAGTATTCTCATCTAATACTTGTTTTAAAAAAACTTATTATATAAATAAAAATAAAGTACCAGTATATAAAAATTTTGATTCTAATAGCCAAGTATTATATTATTTATATGAAGATGATATAATTGTTAGCTATAAGGAGCAAAATGGATATATATTTTGTGAAGAAGGAAATTTAGGAAGAAAAGGATGGATTAAGAAAAATAAAGAAAATCTTAAAGGAATTTTACATAAAAATACTGAATATAAAGTAGATGTAGACTTAATAGATCAGAAGATAAAGGTATACAAAAATGATAAAATAATAAAAAATATCCAATGCTCAACAGGGGTTATAGGAAAACAAGATACAGAAACTCCGTTAGGTATTTTTTATATTACAAATAAAGGAAAGTATTTTTATAGTAACAAATATAATCAAGGTGGTAGATATTATATTAAATTTTTTGCAAATTATTTAATTCATTCTATACCTGTAGACAAAAATGGTAATATAATAGAAGAAGAAAAAGACAAATTAGGATTTCCTACTTCTCATGGATGTATAAGAGTACCTATGGAGGATTCAAAGTGGTTATATAGAAATATACCTAATAAATCTTTAATAATTATACATTATTAA
- a CDS encoding DUF1667 domain-containing protein: MLREFICNGCNKKCIISLYNSNYNTIKGNQCNLGIDYAKNYVNTTKDIFTTLVRIKGSKHNVLPVKSSEPIEKSLWIECSKALSRLYVGYPIEIGDVICKNILNTGVDIIAIKNINK; the protein is encoded by the coding sequence GTGCTTAGAGAATTTATTTGTAATGGATGCAATAAAAAATGTATAATATCTCTTTACAATAGTAATTATAATACTATAAAAGGTAACCAATGTAATTTAGGAATAGATTATGCTAAAAATTATGTTAATACTACTAAGGATATTTTTACTACATTAGTCAGGATAAAAGGATCTAAACATAATGTATTACCAGTAAAAAGTAGTGAACCTATAGAAAAATCTTTATGGATAGAGTGTTCTAAAGCTTTAAGTAGATTATATGTAGGTTATCCTATAGAAATTGGAGATGTAATTTGTAAAAATATTTTAAACACTGGAGTAGATATAATAGCTATTAAAAATATTAATAAGTAA
- a CDS encoding NAD(P)/FAD-dependent oxidoreductase produces the protein MDYDVMILGGGIIGCALAYELSKYSLNIALIEKDYDIADDVAFINSSVVYDGVECEDDLAANLEFNGNKLIEGIAKKFKIPFKKTGSLVIAQNDNEVFNIENMYKKALKRGIKNIEVLTKDEVEKIEPNLNIDFKKALYSRNTASIAPFDLAISYGEIAFDNGVNFKLEEQVLEIQKLSKGYKIITNKNKFNCNIVINTTPDENFGIYSDTKRNYKKSNLNYLLIEKNSIKEFNNIVVKLGNNENIKKILAVPTVQGNMVLAVDAYEKINYKNTLDVSALILDEINEMDINNFYQFPYYDDSIVIDDSLIDKGYIKVIINHYGQVTMTPYIAKIVTDTIVSNIKCVLKKEFIDKRRDYYKFNELSLEERNKIINMDKRYGKIICACNKVTEGEIIDAIRRPLGARTLEGIKRRTGAAFGSCQGAYCLNKVASILARETNKFMTDIVKDSKNSKIIPCRIKEFDTI, from the coding sequence ATGGATTATGATGTTATGATATTAGGTGGGGGAATAATTGGATGTGCATTAGCTTATGAATTATCAAAATATAGTTTAAATATAGCTTTAATAGAAAAGGATTATGATATAGCAGACGATGTAGCATTTATAAATTCATCTGTAGTGTATGATGGAGTGGAATGTGAAGATGATTTAGCAGCTAATTTGGAGTTTAATGGTAATAAATTAATCGAAGGTATAGCTAAAAAATTTAAAATTCCATTTAAAAAAACAGGGTCATTAGTAATAGCCCAAAATGATAATGAAGTATTTAATATAGAAAATATGTATAAAAAAGCTTTAAAAAGAGGAATAAAAAATATAGAAGTATTAACTAAAGATGAAGTAGAAAAAATAGAACCAAATTTAAATATAGATTTTAAAAAGGCATTATATTCTAGAAATACAGCATCTATAGCACCTTTTGATTTAGCTATATCTTATGGGGAAATTGCCTTCGATAATGGGGTAAATTTTAAATTAGAAGAACAGGTTTTAGAAATACAAAAACTATCTAAGGGATATAAGATTATAACTAATAAAAACAAATTTAACTGTAATATAGTTATAAATACAACCCCTGATGAAAATTTTGGAATATATTCAGACACTAAAAGAAATTATAAAAAGAGTAATTTAAATTATTTATTAATAGAAAAAAATTCAATCAAAGAATTTAATAATATAGTAGTAAAGCTAGGTAATAATGAAAATATAAAAAAAATTTTAGCTGTACCAACGGTTCAAGGTAATATGGTATTAGCTGTAGATGCTTATGAAAAGATAAATTATAAAAATACATTAGATGTGTCTGCTTTGATTTTAGATGAAATAAATGAGATGGATATAAATAATTTTTATCAATTTCCATATTATGATGATAGTATAGTGATAGATGATAGTTTAATAGATAAGGGATATATAAAAGTTATAATCAATCATTATGGACAAGTAACGATGACCCCTTATATAGCAAAGATTGTTACAGATACTATAGTTAGCAATATAAAATGTGTGCTAAAAAAAGAGTTTATAGATAAAAGAAGGGATTATTATAAATTTAATGAGTTGTCTTTAGAAGAAAGAAATAAAATTATAAATATGGACAAAAGGTACGGAAAAATAATATGTGCTTGCAATAAAGTAACAGAAGGAGAAATTATAGATGCAATAAGAAGACCTTTAGGTGCACGAACATTAGAGGGAATAAAAAGAAGGACAGGAGCAGCTTTTGGTAGTTGTCAGGGAGCCTATTGTTTAAATAAAGTTGCATCGATATTAGCTAGAGAAACAAATAAATTTATGACAGATATAGTTAAAGATTCAAAAAATTCTAAAATTATACCTTGCAGAATTAAAGAATTTGATACAATTTAA